The Salvia miltiorrhiza cultivar Shanhuang (shh) chromosome 2, IMPLAD_Smil_shh, whole genome shotgun sequence DNA window tatccaatataaatatttttatgtgcgttctgtTTGTTTAATGCTCGCATCAGCATCGATCGAGATTCTTATTGGCCTATTACGTTAgatgaggattgtgtacacaaggtTAGTAGCTCGGTGGGTTGATCACCATCGTGCACTAACAAAGCTAAgcaggcgttataagggtgctcctAGACACGTTCTAAAACACAAATGATGATGTGTTCTGTCTGGGTAACGTCCCGGGTTCACTTAAGCGGCGGTAAGCGATCCGACGGCGGTTAAAGGCCTGGGATCATAAGCAGCAAGTAACAATCGAACGTTACATGGGGCCTTCAACGTGAAAAATgttttgtcatgcttagaagtggatttctatttttaaaaccttctgagttatgattatgatattggataaactgctctatttatttcacaaaatattttgaaaactcatgcccactgagtacattagtactcagcccaaattcttttcaaatattttcagggtAGACGGTTGGCGTACACGGAGCTAAGCTGGGGAGTGATCCTTGTTCAATCTCTATCTACTTATCAGATGTTTTATCTAATATTCTTGATTAATGTTTTATCTAGCTATGATGAGCCTAAACTCACTTAACATTACTCCGCTGCATTTATTTGATGTTATGTATTGGAGCCGTGAAACAAAACCTTATTGAATCCTTGAAGTTCTTCGAATGCAAAACTCATGATTAAATCGTAAATCTCTTTATTCTAGAAGcccttatattatttattatattttaaatttttcccAAGTCAGGCTATTACAGTATGAATTGATGTATCTATCTTTTATTGCACTATTGATATAATATATGAAGTGGTTGTATTTGAAAATGGCTAGTAAAGTTTAGATTGGCAGAATACGTTGAAGAAAAAATTGTATGTtatcgggtaatttagggtacccgaatacttGAGTAGGGTATTAGCGTACTCGATTTTTAGATCGGGTTCGGGGTCGGGTAGTATTTTTCTTGCATTTTCGGGTTCGTGTACCCGATTTTTtagggtagggtacccgaacccgacccgattcccacccCTAGCCAAAACCTACGAGCCGGTGCTTTGTTAATTACATCTTGATTCTCTTTGGACTTACACAAATCCTATCGCTTCTATCTCTGACAATATCTCTTGCCCAGATTGAACTTGAGGTGGTTGTTCAGTAACGACCTTATTTTTTGTGAAACTTTTCTTATCCCTTCGGTGAAGGATGATTCATTGGTAAAAACGTTTGATGGTTGTCAAACCATGATTGCTTACCACTATGTGATAAAGTGAAAGCTTCAGTTTCATCCATAAAATGTGGACAAGCTACCTTTCAGCCTTACTCCACCCGAAAAACATTGAGTAGGCAGGAAAATTGTTAATTGTCCACAGTAAATTGCTCGTATCTGAAAGTTCTACTTCAACGAAACATCATATGTAAGCACACCCACATCCCATAATTGTATAAGCTGTAATCAACGGTTGCAGAAAAACATCGCACTTTTTCTTTGGACTGCGTGGTCCAGGGACCAAGATTGTAAGGAATGTAAATTGTTCCTCCATACACATCCAGGGTAGAAGATATATTGTTGACCCGATTGACCAAAAGGTTGGAAACCATATGTGGATAAACATAACCTAATATTTCTCACCTCTGTTGcaaaattaggaaaaaaaaatatcattcaaATGTTTCCAAGCCGGTGAGTCTTCCGTACGGTGCATAACCCCATCATCTACAGATGATGCATGCTAACGCATGTCTGCTGTCGTGACATTAGAAGCAAATAATCTTTGCATACATGGAGTTAGAGGAAAGTAGAATATCCTCTTTGCCGCTACTAATGTCTTCCCACTACTTCTGGAGACTCGATTGTCATCTTTGTAACAAGACTCACCACAGTCATTACACTGAACCATATCCCTATCATTCTCCCAATAAAACATGCAATTATTCAGACAACAATGAATTCTTTGTACATGTAGCACTCAATAGCTTTTTAGTGTTGTAGAAACTAGAAGGAGCCAATTTAGTTGTAATTAGAAGATTGCTTACAGGGGATTCCCCATCTCATGATTAAAGCTGAAGGCACGAACCAACTCAGAGCTACAGACGAGAACAGAGGACAACCTTCTACAGTGGCGATGGTAGCTAACCTTCATCGCATGGGCGGATCTTCATGGTTACTGCATTGGGCTCCAGCCCAGTGCAAGTCCAAAATTTTGTCtcttataaattaaatatatttagtcTAATATCTGTATAGTTTAGTCTTAGCCCAGTCCAGCTTTcagaaaagataaaaaaaaaaacctttcaacataataataaaaaaggtTAAGATAcaaatccacccctgaagtGGACACCCCCCCTTTTTTTAACGATCCCAGCCTCCTCTCACTCCCATCGCCCACGTTGCTGCCACAGGCCACGCACAACGACTTCACTAGCGGCAGGAAACTACCGGCTCTGGCGGAGACCGATGGAATCGCCGGCGCCAGAAGGGCCTCGCTTAGGACCAAGCCGTGACTTGGAGTAAATTTTATCCTAAAAAAAGAGACTCAGCGCGCTGGAGATGAGATGCTCTTGGTAACCAGTGTGCGTCTTCTTTCAGATAATTACTTAAGATTCTGCTAACGCAAGATTTATATCTCAgcatttcatattttaaaaatatactccattcgtccacaatttaatgccctacttgcctttaaaaatctgtccacaatttaatgccatATTCTCCTTTTTGTACCATTTTACTCTTCttattttcctatatttactactctttgtcactaatggacccaccttaaaacacctttatcatttttatattctatatttactacactttatcactagtggacccactcacaacatctttatcactttagtcaactatctttatcactttagtcaactacccttatatttcatccacattaCCTTTTCCAGCTTtattagtctccgtgcccacaccaaagtggggcattaaatcgtggacggagggagtatccaCTGAGGTAATGGCTTCTTCCATCATGCTGCTAGTGTTGACACACTATCATCTTTTTTTCCAACTTTTCTTGCTTTCTCCTCAAATCTTCTATCATTACTATGAATCATAACACTGAATAAGCACATAACAGGAAAAGTAAAAGTGCAACCATGCCATGAAAAAATCTTATTTAAATTCCTCCAACTCTCTCATTCCTTTCCACCAACAAATGACTGCTCTATTGGCCTTCTCCCTCATCCTTCTCTCCACACATGCCATACTCACCCATGCCATATTTTCCGAGCAGTCCCTCGAAACGCAGAGCGCTCACCGTGCCGAGAAGGTGAGCCATCTGCACTTCTACTTCCACGACATTGTCAGCGGGAAAAACCCGTCTGTCATTAACGGAATCATAATCCAGTCTTGATGAAGTCGCGGGTGAAGAAGAATGCGAGGGCAATCAGCCATGGGATGGGGTCGCCAAAGGCCGAGAACGCCGCCGCGAATGTCAGCATTTTGGTAAGGATGCAGGTGCCCAGCTATGCGCGACATGCCATCGGGTGCCGAGACGAACCAAAGGATGACTCCCGTGGCGATGGTGGCGAGTAGCGGCTTCATGGCGGCTCCCTGCCACGGCTGGGGGTCTGGTGGCACTGCGGCTACTGGAGCCTGCATTGTGAGTTTGCGGCGTGCCGCGACGGGGATGATGAATGCGGAGCTGAGACGATCATGGTGTGTGACGGTTGTTGGTGATTGCTTGGATTCGACGTCGAGCTCGTCAACCTCCTTTGACGAGGATGTACAGCGGAGAGAGTGAAGGAGAGGGGAATGGTGGTGGATATATAGTGGGTCCCACtcagaaaaaaaagaaaaaaagaaaaaaagttaacGGTAAGAATTAACGGCCGTTAATTaacttgctgggtttaaatgcacccgTTTTATGGACTCTGGATGTGTATTtgggccaaggtcgagaatggggagggatacgctctaggggtggatttgtaccttaaccctatttaaattaaataaatgcatGTATCTATCAATTCATTGTGACCCATATATATCACTAAAGATCGTAATGATGATCAAGTTGAAAATGATTCaataatatattcatattttagttAGTTATCATAGTATTCATAATTGTTACTCTATCCGTAACAAAAAAACATGTTTAGTTTGTtgagcacgagttttaataaatgttagatgagtgtattgtgagttgAAAATAAGTGTATAACTAACTTTTTAGGAGGGAggggcacaagttttaagataAAGTTGTTGAGAATATTGAAAGTGGTAAAAATGTgctataattagtattgagagtggtatAATTAGTAGtgaaaatgtcaaaattaaaaataaatgggGTATTATTAGTAGTGGGGTAGTGCCACACAGTagataggaagttatttggaggacggagggagtaaaaaaaaaaaacacacacacacacacacatctaTCTTGTTATAAATCCATCATATTATATAATACTGTCTCGGTCCACGATAAGTGCGTGTGAGCTTTTGTCATTTTAGCTTGTTCACAATAAGTGTTGTCTTTTCATTTTAGGACATAtatacttttatactttattccattcacacacaatatttacaaaaattcatatcacaaatcatttattaatttattacctAACAAATCAATTCAGTGGGATTCTTTCTTCACTTTGCACACATCTCGCAATATATTTTTAAAGCCCGTGATCTTCTGATCATCCACACCACACTTattgtggacggatgaagtacttAACTATTTATACTACTCTAACACAATTTTTGATCTAAATTCATTCAAGTACATCAATGCATGCATAAATTCATAGATAGATCAAACTTCCAAGTTCATCTCTTACATAATCCAATATGATACAAAGACAAAGGATAGAtggatttatttttgatgaggATGGATGCGAATAGGAAGGCCATGAGCCGGTGCCGGCGAAAGACGATTGAACAACATCTTCTCATCAGGAAAGACCTTTTCAAATCTAAACTTGGTCACTAAATTATGGATGAACACCAATATTACAAGCCTGGCGTAGCCTCTCCCGGGGCACATTCTTGCCCCTCCTCCAAACGAGACGAATGTGTAAGGCGCCGGTCCAGTCCCCTCAAACCTCGACGGGTCAAACTTCTCCGGCTCTGGGAAGTAGTCGGGATTGTAGTGGGACGAATGGGGGCTCCACATTATCTGCGAGTTCATTGTTGAGTTGAGTTGTAAacgaagaagaaagaaatgaagtgtCAAAGAATGTAGATTCGGTGTTTTATGTATATACCTTCCATCCTTTAGGAATGGTGAAACCTGCAAAGCTGATATCAGTTGTTGTCTCTCTGAATGTTCCGAATGAAGGGGGTGTTATCCTAAGGGATTCGAGCACAACGTTCCACGTGTACTTCATCTTCTCCACATCCCCCTCCGTCAGCAGCTCATCAGGGCCTTTTGATTTCGCAATCTCCATTTGCTCTGTCAAAGACAGGGGAATTAATGCATATATATAGTGAGAAGAGATTCATCAAACAGcgatatattaattttttatcaaaCTCCTATTTACCTTTAAAAACCTGGTCGTAAATGTGTGGAAGTTCGGCAAGAGATTTAGTGACAATGGTGATTGCAGAGGATACTTCATAGAGGGCAGCAACAAGCACACAAACCACCATGTTAGCAACCTTGCTATCACTCATATATTTGCCGTGTTCATTAGTGACCAACAACATCTTCGACATGAGGTCCTCCCGTCCCCGGCTCATCACCAGCAGCTCCTTCCTCCGCTGCTGCGCAATCCTAACCAGCTCAGCGCGCACCACTTTGGCAGCTCCGACAGCGCGGTTGAAGTCCGTCCCGGGCAAGTTGAGAGGGAGGGACACCATGCCGTCAGTCAATAAAGAAAAGGGCTCCAGCAACTTCTCCAGCAGCTCCGGGTCCACCACATCCATGAACACCTTGCACGCCAGCTCAAAGGTGTATTTCTTGGTGGACTGCCGCACCTGCACCACCGAGTCAGCCTTCCAGCCATGGCGCAGATGCTCACGCGCCAGCCTGTCCATCGCAGGCATGTAGTCTCTCAATGCCTCCGGCTTGAAAAGGTCGCGCTTGAAGTTGTGGAACGTCTCCTCCGGTTCCTGATGCTTCACTTGGTCGAAATCTGGGAACAGGACCTTCCTCACTGATAGAGGCAGCCACGGAGTCACGAGCTTGTTCTCGTTCGTGAAGATGAACTTGTTGCCCGCTGCGCCGCATAATACCACCAGTTTCTCTCCGAACAACGACGTTGTGAAAGCAGCTGGAGAGTATTTCTGCATCCTGTCTGTCATTAATCTCTGCGAGCCTAACAGGGCGAGCTCTACATTTTCTCCGAGAATCGGCCAGCCCACGGAGCCGGGAGGTAGGTTTTTCAGATCGCCGGAGCCCTTTCTACGGATGAAGAAGACGAGATATAGAAAgaggggaagaagaagaagcagaggTTGAAGATAAAGCATCAAGGCCTCCATGCTTGTCTCGGTGTGAAGAACACAAGTGCGTACGTGCATAGAGTATTTATAATATTTAGTGGCCGGACTCATATTCATGCTTATTCAGGTTTCcgcatatataaaatattttataaattactgCAGTAATAAACATTATTTTTCCATTCATAGCAAAATAGACATGTTTAAATCACAGCACACCAATATTTCTCTTACAATATAGTATAcaatatttggtgcaattaagAGAACACCAACTCCAAAATGCTCCTACATGTATGATAGCCCACCACATATGACCACAATTATTCAGTATTTGTAAAGGGATCGAGCATGCACTTTGCATGGTTCCTTTACTTGTTTTGCAAAAACGTACCTTTCTTAGAGTTAAGCTAAAAAATAATCTGCATCAAAatcaattattttcttataacttATAGTAAATGTAATCTAATAATCGCACCTCCCGACTTGCTCGTTTGTTTGCTTCCACTCAATAGTTACTAGGAGGCCATTATGGAATAACTTGATGGAAACGACGGAATTGCAAGCACGTATCGAAGGCTCTCATTTACCATTGATATATTATTacaaattactataaaaatgattttttttggaGTTAGCATGCGAGTATATTAACAAACTTGTTGCCaaactaattataaaatcaaGCATTGTCAAGCTCAAACTAGAGTATATTTTTATTCGAGCTCATTGTTAAAACAAGATCGTAACTTTTAGTGTTTTCAAAAAAATGACTATATCTTACAcaatttgaaaatgagaactataacttccattttttatatttagacTCCTATTTCGGGCCCAAAATCAATTATTTGGCCTTTTGGTATAAAGCCCGTTTTTGACGTGGTTGTACCATGTCACCtttttgtcaattttttttttcattttttgtattatcaattttttagcATATATCAgcctaaaataaaattttaattaaaatttatctatttctagttagaattttctaattaggactaattaatttatttaactaaaataaaaattaataaataaataaataagaagagGATGGGCACTATATTGAAATACGAATATTATTTGAACAAATTTCTTTATAATATTGTTgagacaaattaaaataattgatgtgttaaataattaaatttttcatgaatattaagtgtaaaaaataaattttaaaaggcgtaatttcaaaaaagaaaaagaaaaaatataatcttatttttattttatgctgAAATGTGCTAAAAATTGATAAtacgaaaaaaagaaaaaaaattgccaaaaaGGTTACATGGCACGGCGCGCCACGTCAACAACGGGCTTTAGGTGTCATCCGAAGTCCAAATAATATGTTTTGGACCcgaaataggagtgtaaatataaaaaaataaaaattatagtcctcattttcaaattccgtaACATATATTCATCTTTCTAAAAACactgaatttttttatttttttttcaaaacacCCGAAGGGTGAGGGGTTAGGCAAACCCCCAACCTGTAGATAACCATCAACCAATATCCCATGCCCAAAAGTGACAACGCCCTAAAGAGATCAAAGGAAGAAGTAAGAACCAGACAAAACAAACCCATACAGAGATGTGGTCCAAAAGTGACTACATCCCGAAGACAAATGAGACAAAATCAAACAGAAGCAAAACATAAAACTAGCTATCCACatgatatattttaaatctgaAGTTAGGATAACTAAGTTAATCCATCCTAACCAGGGCAAGAAAACAATGAGGAGCAGACTCTAAATCAAATGTAGTCAATGCCTGAGCCTGATGCCTTTGCCTAGTCATAAAATCGGCAGGACGATTTCCCTCGCGATGGATGTTAGTGAAGCGAACCTGCCGGTGTCGAATAAGTTGTCGAATCCAGGCAATAGAATGTCGGATACTAGCATGACCGTGATGCCCATCAGACATGAGCAAAACGAGCGCCGCAGCATCCAGCTCAACCCAGATATGAGAAGACAATGTGACAGCTAGCTTAAGACCCTCAAACAGCGCAACTAGCTCAGTCTCAAAACTGGAGGAGGCCACACATGGACTGTAGAAAGCAAGCAGAAGGCCGTCAGTATGATTCCTCCACCCGCACCACAATGCGCTTGTGAATCATAAGAACCATCTGTGTTCAACTTCACCCAAGGAGAATCTGGAGGGATCCAtcgcacaaaaaaaaaacattgaaaGTTACGGTTCTATTTTAACAATTAACtcgtttttattttgttgataaatttatcatgaataAATAAGAgatactaaaaaaaattctctttaaATGCCATTTTTCCCCTCaattttttagaataaaattTCTCTCATCTtctataaaagagaatttcactatttttaatttctcattttcactttaaagaaggataatattatcataaaaaaaatgaatgaaaaataatactcccttcgtccaggtcaaagtggtgcacttcttttgggcacgggatttaaggagaataagattgtagtgtaaatgtgTGTGGGGCCACCTTGTTTataatgtaaaattattaccaaaaaaggaaatgcaccaTTTTTGATGGGACAGCCtaaaaaggaatacgcaccactttcgatgggacggaaggagtaataaaaaaattataaaaaatgagaaaaaaaaagtaaaagaagttttaattctttttttttctctcgtCATAATCTTATCGATTAAAGAATACCCACTTAAATTAAAAAGCTTGCTCCGTGAGCTGGAAAATGGACCCTTTTCCGAATGAGATCCGAGCATCCCGGGATCGTATCTCGAATAGTATCATCCGTGTTTGCCTTATCACTTATgccaataaattaaataattaaataaaatgatacttaACTGAAGGATTagcattttttgaaataaaagttgAATACTGGcaccaataaaatattttaactagCTTTGAAAAATGAATACTGACACCAATAAAATATTTGTGAACTAAAATACATActaatattttatgcaagttCGAGCACACTAACCCCAAAATGCAATTATATGATTCTTTTTAATTGCTTCATCCGCCCACCAATTAATGTCTTAGGAGAAGAGAGTacgagtttttaaaaaaatatatactattttattcgtcccattataaataaGACCCTTTCTATTTTGATTGTCTCATCATAAgtgagactattttttttttgactaaaatttttaccctttaaacacattttcactttttcacctacacacaaaatacacatttcttaattctcatgcTCCAAAAAAGtgtctcacttatagtgggacggagagagtattagagcatccgcattggggttacatgatagcttatatgatagcttactttatgaggggctgtattggggttacatgatagcctacatgatttttttagttttgatttttatgcttttcacttaaatttaattgctcaaatttaaataacacattttactaataattaaaattccattaaaataaaaagaggaagaagaaaaagagaagaaaaagaagagaaaagaaaaaaaaaagaaaaaaaaaacggtcaAAAAATTGCGCAATCAAGGCagtcaaattcaatttttgattttttttaaaggcgcgtgtaaaacacgcgtcTATTTTCAACGGTCGATCGgactacacgatagaacgtgtagccctcgtgtaagtgaGGGTTGCATcggcttacacgatagcagccttacacgagtaggtcgctatcgtgtaagcgatgcggatgctcttatttatttgttgagtggaaAAAAGACAcgacttttaaaaaaaatgatttactCACTCCGttcacgaaatgagtatccatttgcggatgacacgggttttaagaaattaagaaatatatTGAGTGTggtgtgagtggaataaggatcCCACTTTTTGAAAGTGTTAATTAAAGGGTTGGATGGGGTATACTtgccaaaaatagaaatgagtactcattttgtggacgaACGAAAAATGAAATacgggtactcatttcgtggacggagggagtatttgttaaagaaatagttactaaaaatgggtAAGAAACAAATTGGTGGACAtgccaaaatgacaaattaggacacgaattggtggacgaatggagtacaACTCATACATATTCACACTCATGCATATCAAAATATTCAAAACATTCGATTTACCGATTATAGGATAAATGTAAGTTTGTGTAATTTATAAAAGGgagttttttattttactgataaatttaacatgaataaataagagataataaaaacatattcaatatacatctcgaatttaatatggtataaacatcattaaaataaatttaaaacgacTAAGGAGAATTTTAAActctaaaatatttaattatttcattttcattaaaatttacaacatttttatttatatttgtatataaaatatttatttatttatttataatgtcgcataatactctataataataataataataataatatctgtAATGCTAATTTCattaacaaataatttaaatttatttaacaaCTATAactatcattacactttatacaacaTTTACATTTGCCGATGAGGCCATGCTCTAATGGCAAAGCTGAGGCACTCAAAGACTCtcttttgtgagaggtcttgggttcaatcctgCTTGGCGGCGATGTTTTACCACTTTATGTGGTGATGTATTGTTGTTGTATTATATTGTTTGATGATGTAGTCTCATACGCAGGGCGTTCTCGTCTACATGCGGCTAGCCTGCGCgcggtgatgttttcccaccATTGAGTGGTGTTGAGGTCCCGTCTGCACGTGGTTTGCATAATTGATTGTGttcagatacctcttgtaacttcaaaaaaaaatacaacatttACGTTTTCAAATTCGGGGTTTTATTGAGTAGTTAATATgaattatgttattttattttaatttttttttaattatcgtCAAATTGATCATGAAAacatattcaatatacatctcaaatttaatatggtataaaaattataaaaaatgaattaaaaacgactaatttagaaaaaaattaaatattaacttatttcattttctcattttcattaaaattttactccatccgtctcaacTTTTAGTATTCAATTGAGAGTGACActggttttaataaagtggttggaTGTATTGTCAATGGAATAAGGGTCTTACCTTTTATGCgagtattaaaataattaaaatagagtaagggtcccacctatttttactaaaaatataaatagatatAAAAATGTGGGCATCCAAAAATGAAagatggatactaaaagttgggacggagggagtacaatattttatttatgtttgtgtactTATTTATTGATAATGacgcataataataataataataataataataataataataataataataataataataataataataataataataataataataatgtgtaatgctaatttcattatcaaataatttaaatttatttagcAACTacaattatcattacactttatacaaagttgaaaatttatattttcaaattcaggATTTTATTTAGTAGAtaatgtagattattttattttatatatatatatatatatatatatatatatatatatatatatatatatatatatatataggaatcaGATCATGTAATACTCAAGCCTTAGGTGTAGTACCAATTCTGGACTACATATTTTGTTCATGTGGCGTACCAATATCATGACATTTGACACATGACTTTCAAGGCTTTCCAAGGCAAA harbors:
- the LOC131010145 gene encoding beta-amyrin 6-beta-monooxygenase-like, encoding MHVRTCVLHTETSMEALMLYLQPLLLLLPLFLYLVFFIRRKGSGDLKNLPPGSVGWPILGENVELALLGSQRLMTDRMQKYSPAAFTTSLFGEKLVVLCGAAGNKFIFTNENKLVTPWLPLSVRKVLFPDFDQVKHQEPEETFHNFKRDLFKPEALRDYMPAMDRLAREHLRHGWKADSVVQVRQSTKKYTFELACKVFMDVVDPELLEKLLEPFSLLTDGMVSLPLNLPGTDFNRAVGAAKVVRAELVRIAQQRRKELLVMSRGREDLMSKMLLVTNEHGKYMSDSKVANMVVCVLVAALYEVSSAITIVTKSLAELPHIYDQVFKEQMEIAKSKGPDELLTEGDVEKMKYTWNVVLESLRITPPSFGTFRETTTDISFAGFTIPKGWKIMWSPHSSHYNPDYFPEPEKFDPSRFEGTGPAPYTFVSFGGGARMCPGRGYARLVILVFIHNLVTKFRFEKVFPDEKMLFNRLSPAPAHGLPIRIHPHQK